The genomic stretch CACGGCGACTGCAGAATTCGCGCGCGGCTGGCGAGCCATACCTTTTGATTCGCGGTATTGACTGACCCGCTCAACCCAGGACGCTCGAGCAGCAGAAATGTCCGCCGCTAGCTCACTGGCTTGCGTGCACGAGGCGAGTATCGCCTCTGCGAATACTTCAATCCAGTAGGAGCGAGCACTGTGGAATGCAGAACTGCCAACCTGACCGTCATATCGATATGCCGACAATCCCTGGACATACCTTTGCGAGAACGTGGCAAGAACCATAGACACCGGCAAAATAGCGGACCGGACTAGCCCTCTGCGCGCTAACACGACATAAATCAAAGCCCGGCCAACTCGGCCATTGCCGTCGATAAAAGGATGGATCGTCTCGAACTGCGCATGAACAATGGCCGCCTGCACGAGAGCCGAATGTGTTGCAGTATTCATATAAGCCACTAAATCTTCTAGATACTCTTCAACTCGCTCTGGCTGCGGTGGCACAAACTCGGCGTCCAAGGGACTGTAGCTGTTGCCTCCAATCCAATTTTGGACGGTTCTAATGTCTTGCTTTGGTAGTTCGTCCGACAACAACGCCTTTTGCATTTCGACAAGATGCTCGACGCTAACAGATTCGGCGTCAATAATTGTCGTCCGGGCGCGTTCCAAAATCGTCATGTTATTAGCAACTAATTTTGCCTGTTGGGAAGCCGTAGCCTCAGACTCAACGCCAGATAGTTCCGCCATCGCGACTTGGCGTCCGGACGGAGCAATACCCTCAATCAGACTTGACGCGATGGCCTCCGAACGAAGCAAGAATCGCGATATCCCAGATAAATCCTTTTCATGCTCGTTAAGACGGACGACAGCGGCTTCAGCCTTAGCAATCTTTTTTCCCAGCTCGGGGGGAATCTTCAGCGGTGCATCAGCAATTTTGTCGGGTAAATAAGCCAGATAGCGTCCTGGGCGCCGATACTTTTTTGGCAAGCCGGAGAAAAACTGCGGCTGCCACATCAGCTCTTGCCAACCTGCCATAGTTACGGCCTAACCTTTCACGAAAACCAGTTATATGTAACGTTAGCTTCTAACATTACATAACACATCGGGTAACGCCGGATTAGTCGATTAGCGGGGCGCTAATCTGTCAAAAAATCATGTTTTGCCCGAAAATTGTTAGATTAGGCGCCCGCTAATCTAACAAAAAATGGGTTTTACCCGAGTTTTGACAGATTAGATACTTTCAAATCCGCCAAGACCCACTTCGCGCGTTTGTCTAGCGATCCGGCCGGTGGTGCGTCGGCGTGGGATACCGAACTTGCCGTAAGTCATTGCCAGACTATTGTTTAGGTATACCGTCGGAGAGTTAGCAGGCGGTCTCCCACTTCCCCAGGAGGCAAACGATGGGCAAGCACGTAAAGAACATCGTGGTGATAATTATCGTCGCGTTCGTGCTCTTCAACCTATTCACCAATCCGGACGGCTCCGCCGAAGCGGTACGCACCGTCGCCGGTTGGCTGAACTCTGTCATCGAATTTTTCTCTAACCTAGTCAGCTAGATATAAATGGGCATCTTTGACCCGAATGTTTCCCGGTATCTGCTCGATGATGAAAACGAGCTGCTGGTTGACGAAATAAGACGCCACTGGGTGACCCGAACACCGGCAGTGTTACTTATTCTGCTTGGCGCGGTAGCCGCCGGCCTGGTGCCGGGAGCCGGAAGTTATTGGTTCATCCCAACAATCGCCGCAGCATTAATTTTTGGGCGTGGGCTTTATCTCTTAGCCAAAGAACAACTCGACAGATTCGTGGTCACAAATATGCGGGTATTTCGAGTTCACGGCGTTTTCAACCGGCATCTAGCTATCGTCCCGATTGCCAGGATCTTAGATATTTCGGTAAATCGGCCTTTTTTGGGCATGGTATTTGGCTACGGGCATTTCGTCTTTGAATCGGCTGCTCAAGAGCAGGGACTGCGCGAGATTAAATTTGTGCCCAATATTTTGCGTCATGACCGAATAATTCAAACCATCATCGCTCGTTCTGGGGTGCGCGCTCAAGCTAATATTTCCAGCGCCGAATTAGAGGATAGCTAGTGGCTAGTTTCTTACAGGTTTGCCCTACAGCCAGAATACGTCCTAGCGTTCCTTATATATACTGTTAAGACTCAGGCGAGGAGGCGTATGAATCCCGATTCTTGGCTCGTTATCCCGTTATATAACGAGGGCTCGGTAATCGCCGACGTCATAAATAGTGCGCGTAAGACTTTCTGCAAAATCGTCTGCGTGGACGATGGCTCATCTGACGGTTCCGGCAAAATCGCCACTGACGCGGGAGCCATCGTCGTCACTCATCCAGTCAATCTGGGTCAGGGCGCAGCTTTGCAGACTGGTATCTCTTATGCCCTGGGCGATCCGGCGGCACAATATTTCGTCACCTTTGACGCAGATGGCCAGCACCGACCCGAGGATGCTGCCCGAATGGTGCAAAGGTTGCGCGATGAGCCGTTGGATGTCGTCCTAGGATCACGGTTCCTCAGCACGAAAGTAGAGGCTGGGGCGCTAAAACGCCTAGTGCTAAAGACGGCGGTACTGTTTGAACGAGCTACCACCCGCCTTAAAGTGACAGACACCCACAACGGTTTGCGTGCACTAAACCGAAAGGCCGCCGAAACCATTCACATTCACCAAAACCGAATGGCACACGGCTCAGAGTTCTTACAGGAAATATCCCGTCACCGGCTGGCCTACGCCGAGGAGCCGGTGCAGATCATCTACACGGAATATTCCATGGCCAAGGGGCAGTCATTATGGAATTCGGTGAACATTCTCAGCGAATTATTCTTGGATAAGTGAGCGGATTATGCACACCCAAATTGTTATAAAAGTCCTACTGGTTGTTGGACTGCTGGCTTTGATTTACATGCTGGTGAACAAACGCCCCGGTGCCAGGCCGCGCGCACTTCGTTCAATCGCCTACCTGCTTATTCTCGTGATGGCGATCATAGCTGTCATATTTCCGCAATGTCTGACTTGGATAGCTGGTCTGGTGGGTGTTGGCAGAGGCGCTGACTTACTGCTCTATGCCCTGGTATTGATGTTCTTTAACCACCTGATTGGCGCGCGTTCACACAACGCTAAACAGGCTCAACGGTTTACTGACTTGGCTAGGCATGTAGCTATCCGCGAAGCCGAGCCAGCTAAGGAGGCTGGGCGTCGACTCGCTGAATGAAAACCATTCAGGCGGTGCAACACCGGCCACGACGCTACGCGCCCATAGGCGTATTTTGGTAGCCTTTTGGGCTAAAGGAGGAAGCGTGCAGACAGATTTAGTAATCGTCGGTTCCGGACTTTTTGGCTTAACTATGGCCGAACGCGCTGCAACCGAGCTTGGGTTAAAGGTCACCATCGTCGAACGCCGTCCACACATCGGTGGTAATGCGTACTCAGAGGAAGAGCCTGAGACTGGTATCGAGGTACATAAATACGGCGCACACCTATTCCATACCTCTAATAAGCGGGTCTGGGATTATTGCAATCGCTTCACTAGCTTTACGAATTATCAGCACCACGTTTACACGACTCACAATGGGGTTGTGTACCCGATGCCAGTCAATCTTGGCACCATCAATCAGTTTTTTAACGCAGCAATGCGTCCTGACGAGGCGAAAGCGCTGATTCGTGAACAATCTCAAGAGTTAGGCGACAAAGATCCGACCAACTTTGTTGAGAAGGGAATTTCCCTTGTCGGACGCCCACTCTATGAAGCGTTCTTCATGAATTACACCGCTAAACAGTGGCAAACCGCCCCGGAAGATTTGCCAGCGTCCATCGTTAGCCGTCTGCCAGTGCGCTACACCTATAACAACAGGTATTTTTCTGACACCTACGAGGGCTTACCGACTCAGGGCTACACCGCCTGGTTAGAACGTATGGTAGACAACCCGAATATCACCGTTTTGCTGGATACTGATTTCTTCGACGATGACCAACCGTTCAGCAAATCTAAGCTGGCAGGAAGCGTGCCGATTGTTTATACCGGCCCGATAGACCGCTATTTCGACTACTCTCAAGGCGATTTAGGCTGGCGCACTATCGACCTAGAAAAAGAAGTCCTAGACATGGAGGATTTCCAGGGGTGCCCAGTGATGAATTACGCAGATCTGGACGTGCCATTTACTCGCATTCACGAATTTAGGCATTTCCACCCAGAACGCGCATATACCAAAGACAAGACAGTGATCTATCGAGAATATTCTCGATTCGCTAATCACGACGATGAGCCTTACTATCCAGTAAATACTGATAATGATCGCGCTCATCTGGAAAATTATCGCCAATTAGCTAAGGCAGAAACCGATGTTTGGTTCGGCGGCAGACTAGGCACATATAAATATCTGGATATGCATATGGCAATTGCCTCTGCGCTTACGCTATTTGATAATGAGATCGCGCCGCATTTTCGTAGCCGATTAAACGGAAAGTAATGGCACTTCAGTAATGCAGTCAATTTCAGTTTCAGAATTTCGCTCCCCTGGTAATGGTGGCGGACTGCTAGATATTTTCAAAAACGGTTTTCTGTTAAAACTGCTTGTTCGAAAAGAATTGCGGGTACGCTACCGCGGGTCGATTCTTGGAATGCTGTGGTCTTATGTGAAACCCGGCGTGCAATTCTTAGTGTTTTACTTTGCTATCGGCGTTTTTATGGGCATGAATAATGCTGTCCCAAACTTCGCGGTCTATCTTTTTTCTGGCGTGGTGGCAGCTAATTTCTTCTCCGAATCATTCGGCAATTCCACGCGCGCTATCGTGGCGAATTCTGCCTTAGTAAAGAAGATATATCTACCTCGCGAGCTTTTCTGCGTTTCTACTTTGTGGGTAGCAGCTGTACATTTCTTTCCACAGATAGCGGTGCTACTGCTAGGGGCACTGCTTATGGGTTGGCGTCCAACCCTGCTACACATCGGGGTTGGTGTGCTAGGTTTTATCATTCTGGCAATTTTCACTCTCGGCCTGGGGCTGCTGTTTAGTGCAATAAATGTCATGTTGCGCGACGCTGAAAACTTTGTGGATTTAATAACAATGGTTATTACCTGGGGATCGCCGATTCTGTATCACTGGGATTTCGTGGTGAAAGCTATTGGGGAGGGAAAAGCGTGGTTCATCTACAACATGAACCCCATCACCCCGGTCGTAGAAATGTTCCACTACTGTTTTTGGGCTCCAACTAGAGGCGTGGATTATCAGATACCGCCGGGCATGGTGACTTTCGTCATACTGGCAGCAGCTATCTCTGTGGCTACGCTTTTCATTGGAGAGGCCACGTTCAGACGGCTTGATGGCCGATTCGCCCAGGAGCTATAAATCATGGTTGAGCCACTAACTGATAGCACCTGCGTAATAGTTGATCACCTCACGAAACGTTTTAAGATTCGCCATACTCATTCCCTAAAAGAATTCGTGGTGGCGAAAATGAGTGGCAAACGCGAGGCTCAGTCGGAGCGTTTTACTGCTTTAGACGATATCAATTTGCGGATTAGTGATGGCGAAACTGTTGCCTTATTAGGTTTTAATGGTTCGGGAAAATCGACGCTACTCAAGTTGATATCCGGGGTCATGAAGCCGGACGAGGGAAGCATTTTGGCGCGCGGAAAACTCGCTGGGTTGATTGAAGTTGGCGCTGGTTTCCACCCTGATTTAACAGGGCGCGAAAACGTTTTCTTAAACGGCGCAATTCTAGGTATGACAGAAAAACAAATCGAGGACAGTTTCGACGACATCGTTGATTTCAGCGAAATTCGAGACTTTATCGACACCGAAGTTAAGTTCTATTCCTCGGGAATGTTTTTGCGGTTAGCCTTCTCGGTCGCTGTACACACGGATCCTGACGTTTTCTTAGTGGATGAGATTTTGTCAGTTGGAGACGAACCTTTCCAGAAGAAATGCTTAAACCGAATTCACGAACTAAGAGAATCTGGCAAGGCATTAGTGATCGTCAGCCACAACCTAGATATGATTAGCGAATTGTGTGACCGTGGCGTTGTGCTGGAACGCGGCAAAATCATTCACGATGGGGCAATCGACGAAGCGGTAGCTAAACTTCGCGGCTAACCCTTCAAAAAGAAGTCCCTGGCTATGAGCTGGTAATTCTGCAACTAATTCACAGTTTTGGCGGGTCAAGAATAATACGTCTTGACCCGCCAAATTATTTTATTATTTTATTTCAACCAATCATTACCAGGCAGTGAATCAAGTTTACGAATATCCAATTCCGAGGTGGTATCCGTCTTGGGCGCTAATTCCCAATATTCCAAAGCCATACGCATATATTCAGCGCCTTCAACGTTCAACGGACCAGACGTCCACATAGCGTAGGGCAGATTCACGAAACGCTTCTCTTTAACAGCACGCAGATTCTTCGAGACTGGGTTAGATTCCAAGGCAGCAATCTTTTCTTCAAAGGTCTGCGGCGGGTAGTCAACGAAGAAGATAATATCTGGGTCAGCGGCAGCTAGCCTCTCCCAACTGACCTTCGTCCAGGTGTCATCAACATCCTCTAATGCATTCTTCACGCCTGCAGTATCCATCATCGCTTGTGGAGCACCCATATTTCCGGACGTAAAGACCGTGTCAGAGGCGGAATCAAAAACGAAACCAACCGGCTCTTTATCCGCCTTGGGCAATGCTTCGAGTTCTTTCACCTTGGCAGCAATCTCATCAGCTGTTTTATCCGCCGCTTTTTCATTGCCAGTTATTTTGCCGATATTGCGAATATCAGTATCCAGTGCTTCCCAGGGATTCATAGTGCCACGTTTGCCGTCAGCAGTACGGCAGGATTCACTGAGCGTATAAGCGCTAATATTGCGTTCGTTAAGAGCTTGCGGCGTTAGATTCTTTTCCTCGCTAAAACCGTAGCCCCAACCAGCGAAAACCACCTGCGGGTCAGCTGCAATAACGTTTTCCAAATTCATGTACTCATCCGAGACAGAATTTAGGCTCCTGACAGAATCACCATATTTGAGTGAAATAACGTCAACATCGCGTTTCAGCCCGCTAACAGCCGTCAATTCCTTTTCAGCTCCAGCCGCTAGCGCAATTGAAATGATATTGCCGTCATTAGCCATTAATTTGTGACCGGAGTCTTGTATTCAACTTGCTCGCCACAATTCTCAATGGTGACGGTGCCCGATTCTTTGGTACCAGAGTCGCCCGCATTATTTGTCCCCCCGGAGCTACACCCCGAAATTAATAGTGCTAAAGCTAGTGCTGAAACACCAGCGACTCGGTTAATCTTCATCAGTCTTCCTTTCTGACAACTAATTCACACAATTTTGCGGGCCAAACGCATATACGCCTTGACCCGCAAAATTAAGTGTTATTTACTTAAGCCATTCGTTACCCGGCAACGAAAGTTCACGAATATCTAGATCCGAGGAAATATCCGTTTTCGGAGCCAATCCCCAATATTCCATAGCCATACGCATATATTCAGCGCCTTCAACGGTCATCGGACCAGACGTCCACATACCGTAGGGCAGATTCAAAATGCGCTTCTCTTTGACGGCACGCAGATTCTTCGAGGCTGGGTTAGATTCCAGGGCAGCGATCTTTTCCTCAAAGCTCTGACGTGGGTAATCAACGAAGAAGATGACATCCGGGTCAGCGGCGGCCAGTCTCTCCCAGCTAATTTTCGTCCACGTGTCATTGGTGTCCGCTAGCGCATTCTTTACTCCCGCGACATCCATCATCGCTTGTGGGGCGCCCATGTTGCCGCAAGAGTAAATAGTTTCAGTGGCATTATCAAAGATGATACCGACCGGCTCTTTATCTGGCTTGGGCAGTGCTCGAAGTTCCTTAACCCTGGCAGCAATGTCATCAGCGGTTTTATTCGCCGTCTTTTCATTGCCAGTTATTTTACCGATATTGCGAATATCGGTATCCAGCGCTTCCCAAGGATCCATAGTGCCACGTTGACCGTCGGCAGCCCGACAGGATTCACTGAGCGTATAAGTGCCGATACCGCGTTCTTTAAGAGCTTGCGGGGTTAAACCTTGTTCTTCGTTAAAGCCGTAGCCCCAACCAGCGAAAACCACCTGCGGGTCAGCAGCAATAACGTTTTCCAAGTTCATGTATTCGTCATTGACAATATTTAATTTCTTAAAGGTGTCGCCATACTTGAGCGAAAGAAGATTAAAATCTTTTTTCGTGCCGGTAACAGCGGTCAATTCCTTTTCAGCCCCAGCCGCGAGCGCGATAGAAATGATGTTGCCATCATTGGCCATCAATTTAGTGACCGGAGTCTTGTACTCGACTTTCTCGCCACAATTCTCAATGGTGACAGTGCCTGATTCCTTGGCACCAGAGTCCACAGCATTATTTGTCCCCCCGGAGCTACACCCCGAGAATAACAGTGCTAGAGCTAGTGCTGAAACACCAGCCATGCGGTTAATCTTCATCGGTCTTCCTTTCCTGAACTGATTAATAGATGTTTTTCTTGGGTGACCGGATTTGGTGCTTGAATCGCATTAACTTTGAATGATTCCGCCATTAACTCAGAATTGATGACATCTTCTGGCTGCCCGAAAGCTACCATCGTCCTTTTATCCAGCACGGCAACCAAGTCAAAATTGCGCAGCACAAGGTCTAGATCGTGAATAACAGCAACAACTGTGGCTTCTAGACCTCGAAGCATCTTCAACAATTTCAACTGCCACCGGATATCTAGGTGGTTGGTTGGTTCATCGAGCATCAGAATCGGGGCTTTTTGGGCTAGGCCGCGAGCTATCATGGCACGTTTCTTCTCG from Vaginimicrobium propionicum encodes the following:
- a CDS encoding PH domain-containing protein, coding for MGIFDPNVSRYLLDDENELLVDEIRRHWVTRTPAVLLILLGAVAAGLVPGAGSYWFIPTIAAALIFGRGLYLLAKEQLDRFVVTNMRVFRVHGVFNRHLAIVPIARILDISVNRPFLGMVFGYGHFVFESAAQEQGLREIKFVPNILRHDRIIQTIIARSGVRAQANISSAELEDS
- a CDS encoding Fic family protein codes for the protein MAGWQELMWQPQFFSGLPKKYRRPGRYLAYLPDKIADAPLKIPPELGKKIAKAEAAVVRLNEHEKDLSGISRFLLRSEAIASSLIEGIAPSGRQVAMAELSGVESEATASQQAKLVANNMTILERARTTIIDAESVSVEHLVEMQKALLSDELPKQDIRTVQNWIGGNSYSPLDAEFVPPQPERVEEYLEDLVAYMNTATHSALVQAAIVHAQFETIHPFIDGNGRVGRALIYVVLARRGLVRSAILPVSMVLATFSQRYVQGLSAYRYDGQVGSSAFHSARSYWIEVFAEAILASCTQASELAADISAARASWVERVSQYRESKGMARQPRANSAVAVILDGLPATPVLSALTAQRIYKISHVAAGKALDELTEAGILSTNKSKRRTYYRADEILDILNIAERALASTRFDTRVSSPTRSVPSRRG
- a CDS encoding ABC transporter ATP-binding protein: MVEPLTDSTCVIVDHLTKRFKIRHTHSLKEFVVAKMSGKREAQSERFTALDDINLRISDGETVALLGFNGSGKSTLLKLISGVMKPDEGSILARGKLAGLIEVGAGFHPDLTGRENVFLNGAILGMTEKQIEDSFDDIVDFSEIRDFIDTEVKFYSSGMFLRLAFSVAVHTDPDVFLVDEILSVGDEPFQKKCLNRIHELRESGKALVIVSHNLDMISELCDRGVVLERGKIIHDGAIDEAVAKLRG
- a CDS encoding ABC transporter permease; this encodes MQSISVSEFRSPGNGGGLLDIFKNGFLLKLLVRKELRVRYRGSILGMLWSYVKPGVQFLVFYFAIGVFMGMNNAVPNFAVYLFSGVVAANFFSESFGNSTRAIVANSALVKKIYLPRELFCVSTLWVAAVHFFPQIAVLLLGALLMGWRPTLLHIGVGVLGFIILAIFTLGLGLLFSAINVMLRDAENFVDLITMVITWGSPILYHWDFVVKAIGEGKAWFIYNMNPITPVVEMFHYCFWAPTRGVDYQIPPGMVTFVILAAAISVATLFIGEATFRRLDGRFAQEL
- a CDS encoding ABC transporter substrate-binding protein, translating into MKINRMAGVSALALALLFSGCSSGGTNNAVDSGAKESGTVTIENCGEKVEYKTPVTKLMANDGNIISIALAAGAEKELTAVTGTKKDFNLLSLKYGDTFKKLNIVNDEYMNLENVIAADPQVVFAGWGYGFNEEQGLTPQALKERGIGTYTLSESCRAADGQRGTMDPWEALDTDIRNIGKITGNEKTANKTADDIAARVKELRALPKPDKEPVGIIFDNATETIYSCGNMGAPQAMMDVAGVKNALADTNDTWTKISWERLAAADPDVIFFVDYPRQSFEEKIAALESNPASKNLRAVKEKRILNLPYGMWTSGPMTVEGAEYMRMAMEYWGLAPKTDISSDLDIRELSLPGNEWLK
- the glf gene encoding UDP-galactopyranose mutase produces the protein MQTDLVIVGSGLFGLTMAERAATELGLKVTIVERRPHIGGNAYSEEEPETGIEVHKYGAHLFHTSNKRVWDYCNRFTSFTNYQHHVYTTHNGVVYPMPVNLGTINQFFNAAMRPDEAKALIREQSQELGDKDPTNFVEKGISLVGRPLYEAFFMNYTAKQWQTAPEDLPASIVSRLPVRYTYNNRYFSDTYEGLPTQGYTAWLERMVDNPNITVLLDTDFFDDDQPFSKSKLAGSVPIVYTGPIDRYFDYSQGDLGWRTIDLEKEVLDMEDFQGCPVMNYADLDVPFTRIHEFRHFHPERAYTKDKTVIYREYSRFANHDDEPYYPVNTDNDRAHLENYRQLAKAETDVWFGGRLGTYKYLDMHMAIASALTLFDNEIAPHFRSRLNGK
- a CDS encoding DUF2304 domain-containing protein, yielding MHTQIVIKVLLVVGLLALIYMLVNKRPGARPRALRSIAYLLILVMAIIAVIFPQCLTWIAGLVGVGRGADLLLYALVLMFFNHLIGARSHNAKQAQRFTDLARHVAIREAEPAKEAGRRLAE
- a CDS encoding ABC transporter substrate-binding protein → MANDGNIISIALAAGAEKELTAVSGLKRDVDVISLKYGDSVRSLNSVSDEYMNLENVIAADPQVVFAGWGYGFSEEKNLTPQALNERNISAYTLSESCRTADGKRGTMNPWEALDTDIRNIGKITGNEKAADKTADEIAAKVKELEALPKADKEPVGFVFDSASDTVFTSGNMGAPQAMMDTAGVKNALEDVDDTWTKVSWERLAAADPDIIFFVDYPPQTFEEKIAALESNPVSKNLRAVKEKRFVNLPYAMWTSGPLNVEGAEYMRMALEYWELAPKTDTTSELDIRKLDSLPGNDWLK
- a CDS encoding glycosyltransferase family 2 protein, which translates into the protein MNPDSWLVIPLYNEGSVIADVINSARKTFCKIVCVDDGSSDGSGKIATDAGAIVVTHPVNLGQGAALQTGISYALGDPAAQYFVTFDADGQHRPEDAARMVQRLRDEPLDVVLGSRFLSTKVEAGALKRLVLKTAVLFERATTRLKVTDTHNGLRALNRKAAETIHIHQNRMAHGSEFLQEISRHRLAYAEEPVQIIYTEYSMAKGQSLWNSVNILSELFLDK